GGATCGCCTTTCATTCTGCCCTTCCCCCTTTTTCCTAAACCCAACTCGAATCAACTCAAATCGTTATTCAAAATTCCGGATCTCAACCGTCCGCGAGCGAGCGGGAGCGTTCTCGGACAGGGCGTCCCGTCTCGTCGAAGATGAAGCCACGGGGCTTCACTTCGACGTAAGCGACCGACGCGGCATTTTGAGCCTGCGGCTCAAAAGGGCCGGTCGTCTGCTTAAATGGATCGCCTTTCATTCTGCCCTTCCCCCTTTTGCTACGTTTTTCGGTTAAAGTTTCAGGTCGATGCCGCTGACCTTCTTTTCGAGCATCATCCTGATGATATCCGCGATATAGGCTCCTGCCTCGACGGCCGGCGTTCCTCCCGAATGGATGTTGGAGACGACCGTGCGTCTGGCCTCCGGCATCCCCACCGTCCCCTTGTAGGTGATGTAGGCGGACATGCTCTCCGCGGTCACCAGGCCGGGCCGCTCCCCGATGAGGACGCAGACGACCTCCGCCCCCGTGACCTCGGAGACGACGTCCATCGCCGGAACACGGCCAAACCTCACGAAGAAGGGCTTGGGCAGGGTTACGGACTGACGCTCCAGCCCCTGGGCTATCGTCTTCAGGGCGTCCATGGAGTTCGCGGCGACCGCCGTCGAACTGAGCCCGTCCGATACGTAGACCAGAACCTTCGGCGCCGTGGCGCCGACGATACGCTTGATCGCGGCCCTCGACTCCTCGGAGAACTGGCGCCCCAGGTCGGGCCGGGTGATGAACTGATCCTTATCCACACACTCCGTCTGGACGACCTCCAGGTTGTTCTTCGTCAGAAATTCCTCCGGAACGTCGTTGAACACCGCATCCTGCGCGGCGGCATGGTCGGCCCGGAAGCGCAGGAGGGTCTCCGTCTTGTAGCGTGGCCCCGCCCTCCAGACCCCGACTCGGGCCGGGGTGCTCTGCTTCATGGAGAGGAGCGCCTCCCGGTTGAAGGGGCGCGGCACGAGACATTGCTCCCGCAGGTTGACCTCCGCCAAGTCGGGAAGGCACTCCTCACCACCCTCCGATGGGTCGATTGGCTGGGCTCCGGTTCTGTCCGAATCGGCGCTCTTCTCCAGAACCGCGGGGACAGGCTGGGGCTCGGATTTGTCCACCGTTGCCTTTTCCCCGGCGACATCGGCGGCATCCCGCCCCATGTCCCGGATGATCTCCTCCACCATTTTCCTGATATCGACCTCAGTAACCACCTCGTATCACCTCGTTCTCAAGCGACGTCCGAACTGACGTCCGGGCGGGCGAAGGCAGAAGGGCGCTCCGCGGTCTTGGAGAGGAACAGAGAGGCGTCCCCGGCCCTCTCCGTCAGGCGTCCGTCCTTCATGATCCCCTGGGACTCCAGCCACTC
The sequence above is drawn from the uncultured Fretibacterium sp. genome and encodes:
- the eutC gene encoding ethanolamine ammonia-lyase subunit EutC, encoding MVTEVDIRKMVEEIIRDMGRDAADVAGEKATVDKSEPQPVPAVLEKSADSDRTGAQPIDPSEGGEECLPDLAEVNLREQCLVPRPFNREALLSMKQSTPARVGVWRAGPRYKTETLLRFRADHAAAQDAVFNDVPEEFLTKNNLEVVQTECVDKDQFITRPDLGRQFSEESRAAIKRIVGATAPKVLVYVSDGLSSTAVAANSMDALKTIAQGLERQSVTLPKPFFVRFGRVPAMDVVSEVTGAEVVCVLIGERPGLVTAESMSAYITYKGTVGMPEARRTVVSNIHSGGTPAVEAGAYIADIIRMMLEKKVSGIDLKL